One stretch of Actinacidiphila sp. DG2A-62 DNA includes these proteins:
- a CDS encoding zinc-dependent metalloprotease, giving the protein MEAPRRISLGGVVSELADAVLPVVEEVTHLPVGESPVIRLVTPESWHEARAAYTERVITRDVRDFGLPESAVDVIRRSPLAGPSQHDLLWQLIEGTVIETEEWEPEILLVPDALSAWGVEDDGLTKVLAHHLARVAQHRASDGRAFLAHTTLLREVRGWPDIAPAHALHGHARWADGEVTTRLIGRKIGARTGRESVDMKTLMAVVDKGTDTETRQAIQDAGAVWAVDVVTLAGVDTLNLAWADPSLMPTRDEIADPERWVARVKPLA; this is encoded by the coding sequence GTGGAAGCACCCCGCAGAATCTCGTTGGGCGGGGTGGTGAGTGAACTCGCCGATGCGGTGCTGCCGGTCGTGGAAGAGGTCACGCACCTGCCGGTGGGCGAATCTCCCGTCATCCGCCTGGTGACGCCGGAGTCCTGGCACGAGGCCCGCGCCGCGTACACCGAACGCGTCATCACGCGCGACGTACGGGACTTCGGGCTGCCGGAATCCGCGGTCGACGTGATCCGAAGGTCCCCTCTGGCAGGGCCGAGCCAGCACGACCTCCTGTGGCAGCTCATCGAGGGAACGGTGATCGAGACGGAGGAGTGGGAGCCGGAGATTCTTCTGGTACCGGACGCACTGTCGGCATGGGGTGTGGAGGACGACGGGCTGACGAAGGTCCTCGCTCACCATCTGGCCCGTGTGGCACAGCACCGGGCAAGCGACGGGCGGGCGTTCCTGGCGCACACGACGCTTCTCCGGGAGGTCCGGGGATGGCCTGACATCGCGCCGGCCCACGCTCTCCACGGGCATGCGCGGTGGGCGGACGGCGAGGTCACCACGCGGCTGATCGGGCGGAAGATCGGTGCGCGGACCGGCCGGGAGTCGGTGGACATGAAGACGCTCATGGCGGTTGTGGACAAGGGCACGGACACCGAGACGCGCCAGGCCATCCAGGACGCGGGCGCGGTGTGGGCCGTCGACGTCGTCACCTTGGCCGGAGTCGACACGCTCAACCTGGCGTGGGCGGACCCCTCGCTGATGCCGACCCGGGACGAGATCGCCGACCCCGAGAGGTGGGTCGCCCGCGTGAAGCCGCTCGCGTGA
- a CDS encoding Fpg/Nei family DNA glycosylase, which yields MPEMPEVEALRQFLGEHLAGRTAGAVFPVAVHALKTYDPPVTALVGEPFGEVARHGKFLDVGVGDAHLVLHLARGGWVRWSDKLPAAPPKPGRGPLALRIRLGEPDDGAGLDVTEAGTQKRLAVYVVRDPAQVPGIARLGPDPLDPDFTLDAFAALLGGERRQIKGVLRDQGVIAGIGNAYSDEILHAAKMSPFKLAAKLTPEETARLYAAMGTTLTDAIERSRGLPMRELKAEKKSGLRVHGRKGEPCPVCGDTIREVSFSDSALQYCPTCQTGGKPLADRRMSRLLK from the coding sequence ATGCCTGAAATGCCGGAAGTCGAGGCCCTGCGGCAGTTCCTCGGGGAGCACCTGGCCGGGCGCACCGCCGGGGCGGTGTTCCCTGTGGCCGTGCATGCGCTCAAGACGTACGACCCGCCGGTCACCGCGCTGGTCGGGGAGCCGTTCGGGGAGGTCGCGCGGCACGGGAAGTTCCTCGACGTCGGGGTCGGGGACGCTCACCTGGTGCTGCACCTCGCGCGCGGCGGGTGGGTGCGGTGGAGCGACAAGCTGCCCGCCGCGCCGCCCAAGCCCGGCCGCGGGCCGCTCGCGCTGCGGATCAGGCTCGGCGAGCCGGACGACGGCGCCGGCCTGGACGTCACCGAGGCGGGCACGCAGAAGCGCCTGGCCGTCTACGTGGTGCGCGACCCCGCGCAGGTGCCCGGCATCGCGCGGCTCGGCCCCGACCCGCTGGACCCGGACTTCACCCTCGACGCCTTCGCCGCACTGCTCGGCGGCGAGCGCCGCCAGATCAAGGGCGTGCTGCGCGACCAGGGCGTGATCGCCGGCATCGGCAACGCGTACTCCGACGAGATCCTGCACGCGGCGAAGATGTCGCCGTTCAAGCTCGCCGCCAAGCTCACGCCGGAGGAGACCGCCCGGCTGTACGCGGCGATGGGCACGACGCTGACCGACGCGATCGAGCGCTCCCGCGGGCTGCCGATGCGCGAGCTGAAGGCCGAGAAGAAGTCCGGCCTACGGGTGCACGGCCGCAAGGGCGAGCCGTGCCCGGTGTGCGGCGACACCATCCGCGAGGTGTCCTTCAGCGACTCGGCGCTGCAGTACTGCCCCACCTGCCAGACCGGCGGCAAGCCGCTGGCCGACCGCAGGATGTCGCGCCTGCTGAAGTGA
- a CDS encoding ATP-binding protein, whose amino-acid sequence MRTWPPAPRSVAKARRLLLLRLDLWGLSALADDAGLVVSELVTNAITHAHPPYGHVIGTRFERLERGVRIEVHDITERSPEFRAVAPDDAESGRGLLLVDALTDGQWGVKDREGPGKIVWAVVSRAAPL is encoded by the coding sequence ATGAGGACGTGGCCGCCTGCGCCCCGCTCGGTGGCCAAGGCGCGGCGGCTGCTGCTGTTGCGCCTCGACCTGTGGGGCCTGTCCGCTCTTGCGGACGATGCCGGGTTGGTGGTCTCGGAGTTGGTGACCAATGCGATCACGCACGCGCATCCGCCGTACGGGCACGTGATCGGGACGCGGTTCGAGCGGTTGGAGCGCGGCGTGCGCATCGAGGTGCACGACATCACTGAGCGCAGCCCGGAGTTCCGAGCTGTTGCGCCGGACGACGCCGAATCAGGCCGCGGTCTCCTCTTGGTCGACGCCCTGACCGATGGGCAGTGGGGCGTGAAGGACCGGGAGGGTCCGGGAAAGATCGTCTGGGCCGTCGTTTCCCGCGCTGCGCCGCTGTGA
- a CDS encoding helix-turn-helix domain-containing protein: MSDFADLARKALRDSGYSMSAAARALNYDLAYLSRVLNRKQAPSRALARALDELTGMQSTLVESLEPRTIDGERVSHAAAHPFRLDGAAVSALAGALAAQRHADDVVGPEPLIGAAEAQREALLAMLREARGSHRDALGAVVSESVQFVGWLNIELGRYARADNFLNEAIALADDIGDGSLIAQAYNLKGNIARQRGQFQAVHRNFVAAYVSESTKRQRVVNGAQAASALALLGRRSEAERMLNEIEMLRDKAADENPPGTAYWLTPEWLSIPIGHVHFHLGRPQQAAAYISHGLDSLPPEHRQALWTREARAALEQAENA; the protein is encoded by the coding sequence ATGAGTGACTTTGCTGATCTTGCCCGCAAGGCACTGCGGGATAGCGGCTACTCCATGAGCGCCGCGGCCCGTGCACTGAACTACGACCTTGCGTATTTGAGCAGGGTTCTCAACCGGAAGCAGGCGCCCTCGCGCGCTCTCGCCCGCGCCCTGGATGAATTAACGGGTATGCAGAGCACACTTGTTGAGAGTCTGGAGCCACGCACCATCGACGGCGAACGCGTGTCACACGCCGCCGCACATCCGTTCCGCCTCGACGGTGCGGCTGTAAGCGCTCTGGCGGGGGCTCTGGCCGCCCAGCGCCACGCGGATGATGTAGTTGGACCGGAACCGCTCATCGGGGCGGCGGAAGCCCAGAGGGAAGCCCTTCTGGCCATGCTGCGGGAGGCGCGCGGTAGTCATCGGGATGCACTGGGCGCTGTCGTTTCGGAATCCGTGCAATTCGTGGGATGGCTGAACATCGAGCTCGGCCGGTACGCGCGCGCCGACAATTTTCTCAATGAAGCAATCGCGCTGGCAGATGACATCGGCGACGGATCTCTTATCGCCCAGGCGTACAACCTCAAGGGCAACATTGCGCGGCAGCGCGGGCAATTCCAGGCGGTACACCGAAACTTTGTGGCCGCCTACGTCAGCGAATCGACAAAAAGGCAGCGCGTGGTGAATGGTGCGCAAGCCGCTTCGGCTCTGGCTCTTCTCGGCAGGCGCAGCGAAGCTGAACGAATGCTCAACGAGATCGAAATGCTGCGAGACAAAGCGGCTGACGAGAATCCACCGGGTACGGCATACTGGCTCACCCCAGAGTGGCTGTCCATCCCTATCGGACACGTGCATTTCCACCTTGGCAGGCCACAACAGGCAGCCGCATACATCAGCCATGGGCTGGACAGCCTACCCCCGGAACACAGGCAGGCCCTGTGGACTCGTGAAGCACGGGCCGCGCTGGAGCAGGCAGAAAACGCATAA